The following are encoded in a window of Nitrospirota bacterium genomic DNA:
- a CDS encoding tetratricopeptide repeat protein, whose translation MSIIFKALKKAEEETKVGRETVKTSQTYRVRSKKAFGIIILGIAVIAASYFAGIYLAKNKTLSKLFMKSLSKAVDVKPKQQPANIQPPALPQAQTPAPVSEGTDTVKLHEDAIKQIKDKNYSAAESILRKAISQKPDDAVMHNHLGLALKNQGKYKEALTSYEKALKLKPDYYEAMNNLAVTHEILGDKKKAKLFYKKALSLKPSYAEAHLNYALLLEAEGDGLTAESHYQTFLNLSSDESLKNKVKERLKGIKK comes from the coding sequence ATGAGCATAATTTTTAAGGCTCTTAAAAAAGCTGAAGAAGAGACAAAGGTCGGGAGAGAGACAGTTAAAACGTCTCAGACTTATCGCGTCAGGAGTAAAAAAGCGTTTGGTATAATTATTCTCGGTATTGCTGTAATTGCGGCGTCGTATTTTGCAGGCATTTATCTGGCTAAAAATAAAACACTCTCAAAGCTTTTTATGAAGTCTTTAAGTAAGGCTGTAGATGTCAAGCCAAAGCAGCAGCCCGCAAACATTCAACCTCCGGCACTTCCACAGGCTCAAACACCAGCGCCTGTTTCTGAAGGCACGGATACAGTAAAACTTCATGAAGATGCGATAAAACAGATAAAAGACAAAAATTATTCGGCTGCTGAAAGCATCTTGAGAAAAGCAATTAGTCAAAAACCCGACGATGCAGTAATGCATAATCACCTCGGGCTTGCATTAAAGAATCAGGGCAAATATAAAGAGGCATTAACATCTTATGAAAAGGCTCTTAAGCTTAAGCCCGATTATTACGAGGCCATGAATAATTTAGCCGTAACCCACGAGATTCTCGGAGACAAAAAGAAGGCAAAGCTTTTTTATAAAAAGGCGCTTTCTCTGAAGCCCTCATATGCTGAGGCCCATTTGAATTATGCCCTGCTGCTTGAGGCTGAAGGAGACGGTCTGACAGCGGAGAGCCATTATCAGACCTTTCTTAATCTTTCGTCTGACGAATCCCTGAAAAACAAAGTTAAAGAGCGGCTTAAGGGGATTAAAAAGTAA
- a CDS encoding DUF1016 domain-containing protein, producing MKQLENKKAVASIYSRVKEILETARSGAYRAVNFTMVQAYWHIGREIVEEEQRGKQRAEYGAALIEGLSKRLTAEYGQGFNKTNLWYMKQFYLAFQILHAVRGELSWTHYRLLLKVEKDESRQFYLNECVQSNWSTRQLERQINSFYYERLLSSRNKKTVKKEIRKLEPSLKPEDIIKDPYVLEFLNVKENIRFLEKNLDLIRDTEPV from the coding sequence ATGAAACAGTTAGAAAATAAAAAAGCAGTGGCGTCAATATACAGCCGTGTCAAGGAGATTCTTGAGACTGCAAGAAGCGGTGCATATCGTGCCGTCAATTTTACGATGGTTCAGGCATATTGGCATATCGGCAGAGAAATCGTAGAAGAAGAGCAGCGCGGCAAGCAAAGAGCCGAATATGGAGCAGCCCTCATTGAGGGACTTTCAAAAAGACTTACTGCTGAATACGGTCAGGGATTTAATAAAACAAATCTTTGGTATATGAAGCAATTTTATCTTGCTTTCCAGATTCTCCACGCAGTGCGTGGAGAATTGTCATGGACACACTACCGACTGTTATTAAAAGTAGAGAAAGACGAATCTCGTCAGTTTTATCTAAACGAATGTGTGCAGAGCAACTGGAGCACCCGCCAGCTTGAGCGCCAGATAAATTCTTTCTATTATGAGCGTCTCCTTTCAAGCAGGAACAAGAAGACGGTCAAAAAAGAAATCCGGAAACTTGAGCCATCCTTAAAGCCTGAAGATATTATTAAAGATCCCTATGTCCTCGAATTTCTGAATGTTAAAGAAAATATTCGTTTTCTGGAGAAAAACCTTGATTTAATCAGGGACACAGAGCCTGTCTAA
- a CDS encoding DUF4258 domain-containing protein: MKLSRHARNNIKLYEIADDDIRKTIEFPDIIEKESLKTIAIKKFSGKYSGYPLKVVYEKREEELFVITTYPLKKKLWR, from the coding sequence ATGAAATTATCGAGACATGCAAGGAATAACATTAAGCTCTATGAAATAGCTGATGATGACATTCGCAAAACTATAGAATTTCCTGATATTATAGAGAAAGAGAGCTTGAAGACTATAGCTATAAAGAAATTCAGCGGCAAATATTCAGGCTATCCGCTAAAGGTAGTCTATGAAAAAAGAGAAGAGGAGTTGTTTGTTATTACTACATATCCTTTAAAGAAAAAACTGTGGAGGTAA
- a CDS encoding DUF2283 domain-containing protein: protein MKVKYDKEVDAAYIQLSSKKPEGGVEMAEGVILHTTAKNEIVSIEILDASKKFPVRNLYKLEVSAAAS from the coding sequence ATGAAAGTAAAATATGACAAAGAAGTTGACGCTGCATACATACAGTTGTCATCCAAAAAGCCTGAAGGCGGCGTTGAAATGGCAGAAGGGGTTATTCTGCATACGACTGCTAAGAACGAGATTGTCAGCATCGAAATCCTTGATGCAAGCAAAAAATTCCCTGTAAGAAATCTCTATAAGCTTGAAGTGAGCGCTGCTGCAAGTTAA
- a CDS encoding carboxymuconolactone decarboxylase family protein, producing MAKLPGQYMSIKKRFKKYFKAVDSLGKAAKTAGPIKSKTSHLIQLAAAAAIRSEGAVHSHTRRALQAGAKPEEIYQALLLLTSTIGFPTVSAALSWVDDVLGNKSK from the coding sequence ATGGCTAAACTTCCGGGGCAATATATGAGCATCAAAAAAAGATTTAAAAAATATTTCAAGGCTGTTGACAGTCTTGGAAAGGCCGCAAAAACAGCAGGCCCTATAAAAAGCAAAACCTCTCATCTGATTCAGCTTGCTGCTGCGGCTGCCATCAGGTCAGAGGGCGCTGTTCATTCACATACAAGAAGGGCGCTTCAGGCAGGGGCAAAACCAGAAGAAATATACCAGGCACTTCTTCTGCTTACAAGCACTATCGGGTTTCCAACAGTGTCTGCTGCGCTAAGCTGGGTTGATGACGTTCTGGGGAATAAGAGCAAATAA
- the folD gene encoding bifunctional methylenetetrahydrofolate dehydrogenase/methenyltetrahydrofolate cyclohydrolase FolD, whose product MAAQLIDGKKVAADIRAKLKIEIEELKSKGIHPGLAVVLIGENPASQKYVAAKEKACAEIGIASYAHKIPATTTQEELIKLINELNSDPKVNGILVQLPLPKGLDEKEVMNNISPAKDVDGFGPDALGKLVLDEPGFIACTPHGAMKMLEAYGIDPKGKHAVIVGRSVIVGKPLALLLLRKHATVTICHSRTPNLKEECLRADILCVAIGKAKTITGDMVKEGAAVIDIGINVTPEGKIVGDVDFDAAKERAGYITPVPGGAGPMTIAMLMYNTVLAAKMAAGLKIEI is encoded by the coding sequence ATGGCGGCACAATTAATTGACGGCAAAAAAGTAGCGGCAGATATCAGGGCTAAATTAAAGATCGAGATTGAGGAGCTTAAGTCTAAAGGAATTCATCCGGGCCTTGCGGTTGTGCTTATAGGAGAAAACCCTGCTTCACAGAAATATGTTGCAGCAAAAGAAAAGGCCTGCGCTGAAATAGGCATAGCAAGCTATGCCCACAAAATACCGGCCACAACAACACAGGAAGAACTGATAAAACTCATTAACGAGCTTAATAGCGACCCCAAGGTAAATGGCATACTTGTCCAGCTTCCGCTGCCAAAAGGGCTTGATGAAAAAGAGGTAATGAACAATATATCTCCTGCAAAGGATGTTGACGGGTTCGGGCCTGATGCCCTCGGAAAACTTGTGCTTGATGAACCCGGATTTATTGCGTGCACTCCTCACGGCGCAATGAAAATGCTTGAGGCATACGGCATTGACCCAAAAGGAAAACATGCGGTTATCGTAGGCAGGAGCGTAATTGTTGGAAAACCTCTTGCGTTGCTTCTGCTCAGAAAACACGCAACAGTCACTATTTGCCACAGCAGAACACCTAATCTTAAGGAAGAATGTCTCAGGGCAGACATACTGTGCGTTGCAATAGGCAAGGCAAAAACCATTACAGGCGACATGGTGAAAGAAGGCGCTGCGGTTATAGACATCGGCATAAATGTTACACCGGAAGGAAAGATTGTAGGCGATGTGGATTTTGATGCTGCAAAAGAGCGTGCAGGCTACATAACACCTGTGCCCGGAGGCGCAGGGCCTATGACAATTGCAATGCTTATGTATAACACCGTCCTTGCTGCAAAGATGGCGGCGGGGTTGAAGATAGAGATATAA